From the genome of Nocardia sp. NBC_01503, one region includes:
- the ectB gene encoding diaminobutyrate--2-oxoglutarate transaminase, whose protein sequence is MTVAETTVFETLESNVRGYCRSWPTVFETARGSWLTDENGKEYLDFFAGAGSLNYGHNNPVLKRALIDYLMNDGITHGLDMSTVAKRRLLETIRDVLLAPRGLEYKVQFPGPTGANAVEAALKLARKITGRTSILNFTNAFHGMTLGALSVTGNAAKRAGAGVPLVHATPMPYDGYLEGLDELAWMRRVLDDSSSGLDKPAAVIVETVQGEGGVNVARAEWLRALADMCSARGILLIVDDVQMGCGRTGPFFSFEVAGINPDIVTLSKSIGGYGLPMALVLMKPDLDQWSPGEHNGTFRGNNAAFITGEVALTHYWSDNRMELDTLAKGERIRQHLTTLTTDFQGISTRGRGMVHGLVFDDASQAAKVCRIAFELGLLVETSGSTDEVVKLLPPLTATADEIGHGLGILTRAVEIVRDAH, encoded by the coding sequence ATGACCGTGGCCGAGACGACTGTTTTCGAGACCCTCGAATCCAACGTGCGCGGTTACTGTCGATCCTGGCCGACGGTCTTCGAGACAGCGCGCGGGTCCTGGCTCACCGATGAGAACGGCAAGGAGTACCTGGACTTCTTCGCCGGGGCCGGATCGCTGAACTACGGGCATAACAATCCGGTGCTCAAGCGGGCGCTCATCGACTATCTGATGAACGACGGCATCACCCACGGCCTGGATATGTCGACCGTCGCCAAACGCCGCCTGCTCGAGACCATTCGGGACGTGCTGCTCGCTCCGCGCGGGCTGGAGTACAAGGTGCAGTTCCCGGGGCCGACCGGCGCCAATGCCGTGGAGGCCGCGCTGAAGCTGGCGCGCAAGATCACCGGGCGCACCTCGATCCTCAACTTCACCAACGCTTTCCACGGAATGACGCTGGGCGCGCTGTCGGTCACCGGCAATGCCGCCAAGCGTGCCGGGGCGGGTGTTCCGCTGGTGCACGCCACCCCGATGCCCTACGACGGGTATCTCGAGGGGCTGGACGAGCTCGCCTGGATGCGCCGCGTACTCGACGACAGCTCCTCGGGCCTGGACAAGCCCGCCGCCGTCATCGTGGAGACCGTCCAGGGCGAGGGCGGGGTGAATGTCGCCCGCGCCGAATGGCTGCGCGCGCTCGCCGACATGTGTTCCGCGCGCGGGATCCTGCTCATTGTCGATGATGTGCAGATGGGCTGCGGCCGCACCGGACCGTTCTTCTCCTTCGAGGTCGCGGGCATCAACCCGGATATCGTCACGCTGTCGAAATCCATTGGCGGCTACGGGCTTCCGATGGCGCTGGTGCTCATGAAGCCGGACCTGGACCAGTGGTCCCCGGGTGAGCACAACGGCACCTTCCGCGGTAACAACGCCGCCTTCATCACCGGTGAGGTCGCGCTCACGCACTACTGGTCCGACAATCGCATGGAACTCGACACCCTCGCCAAGGGTGAGCGCATCCGTCAGCACCTCACCACGCTGACCACCGATTTCCAGGGCATCTCCACCCGCGGCCGCGGCATGGTGCACGGACTGGTGTTCGACGATGCCTCGCAGGCCGCCAAGGTCTGCCGGATCGCCTTCGAACTCGGTCTGCTGGTGGAGACCTCGGGCTCCACCGACGAGGTCGTGAAGCTGCTGCCCCCGCTCACCGCCACCGCGGACGAGATCGGCCACGGCCTCGGAATCCTCACCCGCGCGGTGGAGATCGTGCGCGACGCCCACTAG
- the galT gene encoding galactose-1-phosphate uridylyltransferase, whose protein sequence is MRTLADGRRIRYYDTGPVPRTAVDTRELPPATTHSQTRFDPLLGQWVVVASHRQARTFLPPADLCPLCPSTPERPTEIPESDYQVAVFDNRFPSLSGHPAEFPPTVDGSPITLLRNGFGHCEVVCFTSDHNSSFAQLDPARARLVLDAWADRTAELGAKDGVAQVYCFENHGEEIGVTLAHPHGQIYAYPFVAPRVTAITRNLAEYRKAHGGNLFGDLLETERTARIRVVAENSEWTAFVPPFARWPYEVTLQPRRRTADIPDLDDAQRDGFAELYLDILGRFARRFDTPMPYIAAWNQPPTPRAELPRDDWWLHLQVFSFRRAANKLKYLAGSESGMGVFISDTLPETVAAELRELA, encoded by the coding sequence CTGCGCACCCTCGCCGACGGTCGGCGGATCCGGTACTACGACACCGGACCCGTGCCGCGCACAGCCGTCGACACCCGTGAGCTGCCACCCGCCACCACACATTCACAGACCCGGTTCGACCCGCTGCTCGGGCAGTGGGTGGTGGTGGCCTCGCACCGGCAGGCCCGCACCTTCCTGCCGCCCGCGGACCTGTGCCCGCTCTGTCCGTCCACACCCGAACGGCCGACCGAGATCCCGGAGAGCGACTACCAGGTCGCGGTGTTCGACAACCGGTTTCCCTCGCTGTCCGGCCATCCCGCCGAGTTTCCTCCGACGGTGGATGGTTCACCGATCACCCTGCTGCGCAATGGTTTCGGACACTGCGAAGTGGTGTGCTTCACCAGCGATCACAACTCCTCGTTCGCTCAGCTCGACCCGGCACGGGCTCGACTGGTCCTGGATGCGTGGGCCGACCGCACCGCCGAACTCGGGGCGAAAGACGGTGTGGCACAGGTTTACTGCTTCGAGAACCACGGCGAGGAGATCGGGGTGACCCTCGCGCACCCGCACGGGCAGATCTACGCCTACCCGTTCGTGGCTCCGCGCGTCACGGCTATCACCCGCAACCTCGCCGAGTATCGGAAAGCACACGGCGGCAATCTCTTCGGTGACCTGCTCGAGACCGAACGCACCGCCCGGATTCGCGTGGTCGCGGAGAACTCCGAATGGACCGCGTTCGTACCGCCTTTCGCCCGCTGGCCGTACGAGGTCACGTTGCAACCGCGGCGCCGCACGGCGGATATCCCCGACCTGGACGACGCGCAACGCGATGGCTTCGCCGAGCTGTACCTCGATATCCTCGGCCGCTTCGCTCGCCGCTTCGACACACCCATGCCGTATATCGCCGCCTGGAACCAACCACCCACGCCCCGAGCCGAACTCCCCCGCGACGACTGGTGGCTGCACCTGCAGGTCTTCTCCTTCCGTCGCGCCGCGAACAAACTCAAATACCTCGCGGGCTCGGAATCCGGTATGGGGGTGTTCATCAGCGACACCCTGCCCGAGACCGTCGCGGCGGAGTTGCGGGAGCTGGCGTGA
- a CDS encoding GTP-binding protein produces MLFGHSETPSPAPLASSVKIVVSGGFGVGKTTLIGAISEIEPLATEAAMTEVSVGIDNPGRDTGTTTTTVALDFGRITLDRSLVLYLFGTPGQERFEFLWDDLLDGALGGVILVDTDRVEDCYPVLDYFEQRRTPFVVAVNRFETAPAFALDEVREALDINPSIQLLECDARDRESVKTVLVALLEQILQSRRSPALAR; encoded by the coding sequence ATCTTGTTCGGGCACTCTGAGACACCCTCCCCCGCACCGCTCGCCTCCTCGGTGAAGATCGTGGTCAGCGGCGGATTCGGGGTCGGTAAGACCACACTCATCGGGGCCATCTCCGAGATCGAGCCACTCGCCACCGAGGCCGCCATGACCGAGGTCTCGGTCGGCATCGACAATCCGGGCCGCGATACCGGCACGACCACCACGACGGTGGCATTGGACTTCGGCCGCATCACCTTGGACCGATCCCTGGTGCTCTACCTCTTCGGCACGCCGGGGCAGGAACGCTTCGAATTCCTCTGGGACGACCTGCTGGACGGAGCTCTCGGCGGAGTGATTCTGGTCGACACCGATCGCGTCGAAGACTGCTACCCGGTCCTGGACTACTTCGAGCAGCGCCGCACGCCATTCGTGGTGGCGGTCAACCGATTCGAGACCGCACCGGCCTTCGCACTCGACGAGGTCCGCGAAGCCCTCGACATCAACCCGAGCATCCAACTGCTGGAATGCGATGCGCGCGACCGGGAATCGGTGAAGACCGTCCTCGTTGCCCTGCTGGAACAAATCCTCCAGTCGCGCCGCTCCCCCGCCCTCGCACGCTGA
- a CDS encoding ABC transporter permease encodes MRAEVGVYWQLVKAGFRRQTHYRLAMVAGLITNLVFGFVRAAVLTAAVHANNGFGGYDSGTIGAYIWLSQGLLGAIAFWTLPDIVERIRTGDVAIDFLRPIDVQFAHLAEYLGRATYSLLPRGLPSMLVGALTFGLALPTTAGPYALGVISLAAAIALSFLSMFAVCLAGFWMVDTRGLRALHMICGTFLAGLFAPLHLFPEWLRAIAYATPFPSMLQWPIDVISGRTTGMAAVGIVVVQCLWLGVLVAVGQLVLRAGRRKLEVQGG; translated from the coding sequence GTGCGTGCCGAGGTGGGGGTCTACTGGCAACTGGTCAAGGCCGGATTTCGCAGGCAGACGCACTATCGCCTGGCCATGGTGGCGGGACTGATCACCAATCTGGTGTTCGGGTTCGTACGCGCGGCGGTGCTGACGGCGGCGGTGCACGCCAACAATGGGTTCGGCGGCTACGACTCAGGCACCATCGGCGCGTACATCTGGCTGTCGCAGGGGCTGCTCGGGGCCATCGCCTTCTGGACGCTGCCCGATATCGTGGAGCGGATTCGCACCGGGGATGTGGCCATCGACTTCCTGCGACCCATCGATGTCCAATTCGCGCATCTGGCCGAGTATTTGGGGCGCGCCACCTACTCACTGCTACCGCGCGGACTACCCAGCATGCTCGTCGGAGCGCTCACCTTCGGATTGGCACTGCCGACCACCGCCGGCCCCTATGCACTGGGGGTGATCAGCCTGGCCGCGGCCATCGCGCTGTCGTTCCTGTCCATGTTCGCGGTCTGCCTGGCCGGATTCTGGATGGTGGACACCCGGGGGCTGCGGGCGCTGCACATGATCTGCGGAACCTTCCTCGCCGGATTGTTCGCACCGCTGCACTTGTTCCCGGAGTGGTTGCGCGCCATCGCCTATGCCACGCCGTTCCCCTCCATGCTGCAGTGGCCCATCGATGTCATCTCCGGGCGCACCACCGGGATGGCGGCGGTGGGAATCGTAGTGGTGCAATGCCTCTGGCTCGGGGTGCTGGTGGCGGTCGGACAGTTGGTGCTGCGGGCGGGCCGCCGGAAGCTGGAGGTGCAGGGTGGTTGA
- a CDS encoding roadblock/LC7 domain-containing protein, whose amino-acid sequence MTTHYPETDPHAFNWLLADFVRGTDGVRDAVAVSSDGLLMAMSEGLDRAGADRLSAIVSGLTSLGRSASRSYDFDGLRLIMIEMGRGFLLVSSMTNGSCVGVIADSNADVGLVGYQMAILAERAGALLTPALITELRESLGR is encoded by the coding sequence GTGACGACCCACTACCCCGAGACCGACCCGCACGCGTTCAATTGGCTGCTGGCCGATTTCGTGCGCGGCACCGACGGCGTCCGCGATGCCGTCGCCGTCTCCTCCGACGGCCTGCTCATGGCCATGTCCGAGGGGCTGGATCGAGCCGGGGCGGACCGACTCTCGGCGATTGTCTCCGGACTCACCAGCCTGGGCCGAAGTGCCTCGCGCAGTTACGATTTCGACGGCCTGCGCCTCATCATGATCGAGATGGGCCGCGGTTTCCTGCTGGTGTCGTCCATGACCAATGGCAGCTGCGTCGGCGTCATCGCCGACAGCAATGCCGATGTGGGCCTGGTCGGATATCAGATGGCCATTCTCGCCGAGCGCGCCGGGGCCCTGCTCACCCCCGCGCTCATTACCGAACTGCGGGAATCGCTGGGCCGATGA
- a CDS encoding DUF742 domain-containing protein — translation MNDSTGADEADAQVVRPFMMTAGRTTPLVDGLRIETLVRATPAALSAPLRFELERVVRLCQRPYSIAEIGAALRVPVGVARVLVSDLVAAGHVTVSQGSELSISAIERIRDLVRAL, via the coding sequence ATGAATGATTCGACCGGGGCCGACGAGGCCGACGCGCAGGTGGTGCGACCGTTCATGATGACCGCCGGACGCACCACGCCCCTGGTCGACGGGCTGCGCATCGAAACCCTGGTGCGGGCCACCCCCGCCGCGCTCTCGGCGCCACTGCGCTTCGAATTGGAGCGGGTGGTGCGGCTGTGCCAGCGGCCGTACTCCATTGCCGAGATCGGAGCCGCCCTGCGGGTACCGGTCGGCGTGGCGCGGGTACTGGTCAGCGATCTGGTCGCCGCCGGTCATGTGACGGTGAGCCAGGGCAGTGAATTGTCCATCTCCGCGATCGAAAGGATCCGGGATCTTGTTCGGGCACTCTGA
- a CDS encoding ABC transporter permease: MVEIPARTSPPIDRTAIVSRPSRFAPYRAVLASRLRAQRSYPLSFTTDVFSAFLIGLVEFAEMWVIFHNVPRLGGLDLDAMLLLFGMSNTSFAVADMLVGHADTLPTYIRMGKLDAFYLRPQPLLLQLMTSDIALRRVARIAVAGTVLGFGLARNDIDWSAAHLALFAITLGAGVAIFAGLFVTAAGVQFFLIDGSELTNAFTYGGSYASMQPTSVFPTPMKLVFAFLIPVAFSSYLPAIALLGLPGPALLPNWLAWASPLAALWVWVLAMYSWRLGTRHYQGGGG, translated from the coding sequence GTGGTTGAGATACCGGCCCGCACGTCCCCGCCGATCGATCGCACCGCGATCGTGTCCCGTCCCTCGCGATTCGCGCCCTATCGCGCCGTACTCGCCTCCCGGCTGCGCGCGCAGCGCTCCTATCCCCTGTCGTTCACCACGGATGTGTTCAGCGCCTTCCTGATCGGACTCGTCGAATTCGCCGAGATGTGGGTGATCTTCCACAATGTGCCGCGCCTGGGCGGACTCGATCTGGACGCCATGCTGCTGCTGTTCGGAATGAGCAATACCAGCTTCGCGGTGGCGGATATGCTTGTCGGGCACGCGGATACGCTGCCCACCTATATCCGGATGGGCAAACTCGACGCCTTCTATCTGCGGCCGCAACCGCTGCTGCTGCAACTCATGACCAGCGATATCGCGTTGCGCCGGGTGGCGCGCATCGCGGTCGCGGGCACCGTGCTCGGCTTCGGCCTGGCCCGCAATGACATCGATTGGAGCGCAGCGCATCTCGCGCTCTTCGCGATCACCCTCGGCGCGGGCGTGGCCATCTTCGCCGGACTCTTCGTCACCGCCGCCGGGGTGCAGTTCTTCCTCATCGACGGCTCGGAGCTGACCAATGCCTTCACCTACGGCGGCTCCTACGCCTCCATGCAACCGACCTCGGTCTTCCCCACCCCGATGAAACTCGTCTTCGCCTTCCTCATCCCGGTCGCGTTCAGTTCCTATCTGCCCGCCATCGCACTGCTGGGACTGCCCGGCCCGGCACTACTGCCGAATTGGCTGGCTTGGGCATCCCCACTTGCGGCGCTATGGGTATGGGTACTCGCTATGTATTCCTGGCGGCTCGGCACCAGGCACTATCAAGGAGGCGGCGGGTGA
- a CDS encoding DUF4254 domain-containing protein encodes MATEYTGTGYGAELPSPTTLLRAFREPVATLLSDPAADPRLREVLEAAHDLVQCHERRHRAQEAAHAAGATPRRVTDCVQTVEEIDARRTELVARIDEWVAINIPHRTGASLHTETLGAVIDRMAAKWVAAQQALGVPPPDTAPRLKLTEGRGRRRGSPHLGEPPRRADSEAHLQWYRLAELADGYRDLITEVAQHRRRLPVW; translated from the coding sequence ATGGCAACCGAATACACCGGTACGGGGTACGGAGCCGAGCTTCCATCGCCGACAACGCTGCTGCGCGCCTTCCGGGAACCCGTCGCCACCCTCCTCTCCGACCCCGCCGCCGACCCGCGCCTCCGAGAGGTGCTGGAAGCGGCCCATGACCTGGTGCAATGCCATGAGCGACGACACCGCGCGCAGGAGGCGGCACACGCCGCCGGAGCCACGCCACGACGGGTGACCGACTGCGTTCAAACGGTTGAGGAGATCGACGCGCGCCGAACCGAACTGGTGGCCCGCATCGACGAATGGGTGGCGATCAATATCCCGCATCGCACCGGGGCCTCACTTCATACCGAGACCCTCGGCGCGGTGATCGACCGCATGGCAGCGAAATGGGTTGCGGCACAACAGGCTTTGGGAGTTCCGCCACCGGACACGGCGCCCCGGCTCAAACTCACCGAGGGACGCGGACGGCGACGCGGCAGTCCGCACCTGGGCGAGCCGCCCCGGCGCGCGGACAGCGAGGCGCACCTGCAGTGGTATCGCCTGGCCGAACTCGCCGACGGATACCGGGATCTCATCACCGAGGTGGCACAGCACCGCAGGCGCCTACCGGTGTGGTGA
- a CDS encoding sensor histidine kinase yields the protein MNLRPARLLPHGNVILTPASEFLRPPTIRARLRRILLVAVVLVLALLAVIINGEIGRYRDTGSAAHAVDLALSVQDLVHELQRERGLTNGLLGGDGSVRPAVAAERLAVDTALRQLNSELGENAPGTDQVRAALDQLSGISAKRGDVDANRVDRSASFTFYTSAILALNQARPGLETAQDSRLWRGMQTLYALGDVKELTGQQRGFLNGVFAAGGFGTGEYVQFLDIRAGKQSAITAFERNATSEERSQLYAAMRTDESVRAAEAEAVAIGSMRGPLLEQVNPADWWREMTSVIDSERGVQRFVGDEIHTRAAELRRHAALELGLYVLAALTAICAMVAVVVTTARAIVRPLADLAAEADAVAEQRLPQLIAEWQDSSGGDPAPPEPVRADAAAGTEILSVAKALDRVQATAFELASAQARLRRNTTESLSNLARRNQNLVRRQLGLISDFEREELDPKALSNLFELDHLATRMRRNAESLLVLVGESSPRRWSQSIALTDVIRAGLSEVDDYRRVVLRRVDDAAIAGSAVSELAHMLAELIENGLSFSPPDLEVEIYGRRQGGRYLIAIVDHGVGMPPDQLAVANARLRGEADFLVAPTRYLGHFVVGRLAKRLGIEVELTVSPVSGVVARLFLPEALLGEQARPAIPELGTLDAKHAATAELPAVMPEPTYGRHRPALPAPAEPAVAPADRETDRNAEIAFTTGTLSTAAVIEPVDPRGRYANGARTVPTAGSAAKLIPLGEAIDRGGVPPIPAAPAADTVSNGPTSPDDTSGVTGSAPQVQRTRNGLVKRSRKTRENSGATPGGAQPAPPSPPTAPHIDRTPDEVRSMLAGFRAGHQRGERGVPHGDTGASSRPGTNTQEDRR from the coding sequence GTGAATTTGCGTCCGGCACGTTTGTTGCCGCACGGTAACGTAATCCTCACGCCTGCATCGGAATTCCTGCGGCCACCCACAATTCGCGCGCGGCTGCGCCGTATTCTGCTGGTCGCGGTGGTGCTGGTGCTGGCGCTGCTGGCGGTCATCATCAATGGCGAGATCGGGCGCTACCGCGATACCGGAAGTGCCGCGCACGCGGTCGATCTCGCGCTCTCGGTGCAGGATCTGGTGCATGAACTGCAGCGCGAGCGCGGCCTCACCAATGGTCTGCTCGGCGGTGACGGATCGGTGCGGCCCGCGGTCGCGGCCGAACGACTCGCGGTGGATACCGCTCTGCGGCAATTGAATTCCGAGCTCGGCGAGAACGCCCCCGGCACGGACCAGGTGCGCGCCGCACTCGATCAGCTCTCCGGAATCAGCGCCAAACGCGGCGATGTGGATGCCAACCGCGTCGACCGATCGGCCTCGTTCACCTTCTACACCAGTGCGATTCTGGCCTTGAACCAAGCCCGGCCCGGGCTGGAGACCGCGCAGGACAGCAGACTCTGGCGCGGGATGCAGACGCTCTATGCCCTCGGCGATGTCAAGGAGCTCACCGGACAGCAGCGCGGCTTTCTCAATGGCGTCTTCGCCGCGGGCGGATTCGGCACCGGCGAGTACGTGCAGTTCCTCGATATCCGCGCCGGAAAACAATCCGCCATTACGGCTTTCGAACGCAATGCCACCTCCGAGGAGCGCTCCCAGCTCTATGCCGCCATGCGCACCGACGAATCGGTGCGCGCCGCCGAGGCCGAGGCGGTCGCCATCGGATCGATGCGCGGACCGCTGCTGGAGCAGGTGAATCCGGCCGACTGGTGGCGTGAGATGACCTCGGTCATCGACTCCGAGCGCGGGGTACAGCGCTTCGTCGGCGATGAGATCCACACCCGCGCGGCCGAACTGCGGCGGCACGCGGCCCTGGAGCTGGGCCTCTACGTACTGGCCGCACTGACCGCCATCTGCGCCATGGTGGCGGTGGTGGTCACCACCGCGCGCGCCATTGTGCGACCGCTGGCCGATCTCGCCGCCGAGGCGGACGCGGTGGCCGAACAGCGGCTGCCACAGCTCATCGCCGAATGGCAGGACAGCTCCGGCGGCGATCCGGCGCCACCCGAACCGGTCCGGGCCGATGCGGCGGCGGGGACCGAAATCCTCTCGGTGGCAAAGGCTTTGGATCGCGTCCAGGCCACCGCCTTCGAACTCGCCTCGGCGCAGGCGCGACTGCGCCGCAATACCACCGAATCGCTGTCGAATCTGGCCCGGCGCAATCAGAATCTGGTGCGCCGCCAACTCGGGTTGATCAGTGATTTCGAGCGCGAGGAGCTCGATCCCAAGGCGCTGTCCAATCTCTTCGAACTCGACCATCTGGCGACGCGCATGCGCCGCAATGCCGAGAGCCTGCTGGTGCTGGTCGGCGAGTCCAGTCCGCGCCGCTGGTCGCAGTCCATCGCACTCACCGATGTGATCCGGGCGGGCCTGTCCGAAGTGGACGACTACCGCCGCGTGGTCTTGCGCCGCGTGGATGACGCCGCCATCGCGGGCTCGGCGGTGAGCGAGCTCGCGCATATGCTCGCCGAGCTCATCGAGAACGGATTGTCCTTCAGCCCACCGGATCTCGAGGTGGAGATCTATGGCCGCCGCCAGGGTGGGCGGTACCTCATCGCCATTGTCGATCACGGTGTCGGCATGCCGCCGGACCAACTCGCCGTCGCCAACGCGCGCCTGCGCGGTGAGGCCGACTTCCTGGTCGCCCCCACCCGCTATCTCGGTCATTTCGTCGTCGGCCGACTCGCGAAGCGGCTGGGTATCGAGGTGGAACTGACCGTCTCACCCGTGAGCGGTGTGGTGGCCCGACTGTTCCTGCCCGAGGCCCTGCTCGGCGAACAGGCCCGGCCCGCCATTCCCGAACTCGGCACACTCGACGCCAAACACGCTGCCACGGCGGAGCTTCCGGCCGTCATGCCCGAACCCACGTACGGTCGCCACCGGCCCGCACTGCCCGCGCCCGCCGAACCCGCGGTGGCACCGGCCGACCGCGAGACCGATCGCAATGCCGAGATCGCCTTCACCACCGGGACGCTGAGCACCGCCGCGGTCATCGAGCCGGTGGACCCGCGCGGTCGATACGCCAATGGCGCACGAACGGTACCGACGGCCGGAAGCGCGGCCAAGCTCATACCCCTCGGCGAGGCCATCGATCGCGGTGGCGTGCCACCGATTCCGGCCGCGCCCGCCGCCGATACCGTTTCGAACGGGCCGACCTCACCGGATGACACTTCAGGTGTTACGGGTTCCGCCCCGCAGGTGCAACGCACACGAAACGGTCTCGTCAAGCGCAGCAGGAAGACTCGTGAGAATTCGGGTGCCACGCCGGGTGGCGCCCAACCCGCGCCGCCGTCCCCGCCCACCGCCCCGCATATCGATCGCACCCCGGATGAGGTGCGCAGCATGCTGGCCGGTTTCCGCGCCGGGCATCAGCGCGGCGAACGCGGTGTGCCACACGGTGATACGGGCGCATCATCCCGGCCCGGCACGAATACCCAGGAGGACCGCAGGTGA
- a CDS encoding ABC transporter ATP-binding protein codes for MSFTVEPGAAVGYIGANGAGKSTTIKMITGILVPSAGRLRTCGLDPVRQRRELAGRIGVVFGQRSQLWWDLPLRESFSILSAIHRLEPGAARRRTTELVEQLEMGSTLDTPVRQLSLGQRMRAEVAAALLHSPELVILDEPTIGLDVLSKQRLREFLRYERSSRGTTLLLTTHDMGDIERLCERVLVVDQGSLVYDGSLTGLAATVGAHRVLTVDLAEPTADLTDLPGAKLLDSEGGGIRQRLAFDTESTTAAQLLAAVSARAEVRDLSIEEPDIEDVVRRIYEAAAHPLS; via the coding sequence ATGAGCTTCACCGTCGAACCCGGCGCGGCCGTCGGATATATCGGCGCGAACGGCGCGGGTAAATCCACCACCATCAAAATGATCACCGGAATTCTGGTGCCCTCCGCCGGACGACTGCGCACCTGCGGACTCGATCCGGTGCGGCAGCGGCGCGAACTGGCCGGGCGCATCGGGGTGGTGTTCGGGCAGCGCTCGCAGCTGTGGTGGGATCTGCCACTGCGCGAATCGTTCTCGATCCTGTCGGCCATTCACCGGCTCGAGCCGGGGGCGGCACGGCGCCGCACCACCGAACTGGTGGAGCAGCTGGAGATGGGCAGCACGCTCGATACCCCGGTGCGGCAGCTCTCGCTCGGGCAGCGCATGCGCGCGGAGGTCGCGGCGGCCCTGCTGCACTCACCGGAGCTGGTCATTCTGGATGAGCCGACCATCGGCCTGGATGTGCTGTCCAAACAGCGATTACGTGAATTCCTGCGATATGAGCGCAGCAGCCGCGGCACCACACTGCTGCTCACCACGCACGATATGGGCGATATCGAGCGACTCTGCGAACGGGTGCTGGTGGTCGACCAGGGCAGTCTGGTCTACGACGGATCCCTCACCGGACTGGCCGCCACCGTCGGGGCGCACCGGGTACTCACCGTCGACCTGGCCGAGCCCACGGCCGATCTCACCGATCTGCCGGGTGCGAAACTGCTCGACAGCGAGGGCGGCGGTATCCGCCAGCGACTCGCCTTCGATACCGAGAGCACCACGGCCGCCCAGCTACTCGCGGCGGTCTCGGCGCGAGCGGAGGTGCGGGACCTCTCCATCGAAGAGCCCGATATCGAGGATGTGGTGCGCCGCATCTACGAGGCCGCGGCGCACCCGCTCTCCTGA
- a CDS encoding DUF4389 domain-containing protein translates to MQPSAPGYPVRVRGDLDPGLSRWMWLVKWILAIPHVIVLIFLYIAYFVVTIVAFFAILFTGKFPRALFDFNVGVKRWAWRVRFYGYTVLGTDRYPPFGLQPDPNYPADLEVDYPEQLNRWLVLIKWWLLAIPHYLILAALLGGGRYQMTLLPILIIVAAIGLLFTGRYPRGLYDFVLGINRWAIRVYAYASLMTDAYPPFRLDQGPNEPEQGLRNDSELS, encoded by the coding sequence ATGCAACCAAGTGCTCCCGGTTATCCCGTCCGGGTGCGCGGCGATCTCGATCCGGGGTTGTCCCGCTGGATGTGGCTGGTCAAGTGGATTCTCGCGATTCCACACGTGATCGTGCTGATCTTCCTGTACATCGCCTACTTCGTCGTCACCATCGTGGCCTTCTTCGCAATTCTGTTCACCGGCAAGTTCCCGCGCGCGCTCTTCGATTTCAATGTGGGCGTGAAGCGTTGGGCCTGGCGGGTGCGGTTCTACGGTTACACCGTGCTGGGGACCGATCGGTACCCACCGTTCGGCCTGCAACCCGATCCGAACTATCCGGCGGATCTGGAGGTCGACTATCCGGAACAGTTGAACCGCTGGCTGGTCCTGATCAAATGGTGGCTGCTGGCGATTCCGCACTATCTGATCCTGGCCGCGTTGCTGGGTGGCGGCCGGTACCAGATGACACTGCTGCCGATCCTGATCATCGTGGCGGCGATCGGATTGCTATTCACCGGTCGATATCCGCGCGGGCTCTACGATTTCGTGCTCGGTATCAATCGCTGGGCGATCCGGGTTTACGCCTACGCGAGTCTGATGACCGACGCGTATCCGCCGTTCCGATTGGATCAGGGACCGAACGAACCGGAGCAGGGGCTGCGCAACGACTCCGAGCTGTCCTGA